From the genome of Vibrio gangliei, one region includes:
- a CDS encoding ABC transporter ATP-binding protein, with product MTAFLEVRNLTIKHGEITLLHDLSFALTGNDPLVVLGQTGSGKSLLLKFIMGTLESNLDVSGQLFIQGNPVTWQQRQSLWGKTLALLPQEPSQALSPLMKSQQQISEVFQFVQGQPKPQAQQSSLDSLNQYGLGAHSQKRPYELSGGMAQRLAMSVARANDSDIFLADEPTKGLDVNRRDDMINHLKTRASQGGLLVVTHDIDVAKGLAGRMLVMKNGHVVEQGETLSLLSNAIHPYTRDLIAAEPEKWQASFSSTTPSNPILKVENVSLKRGKQRLFKDLSFELHAGEVIGVVGDSGCGKSSLGDAILGQIDIESGSIDYIDTPSTKTKSKAGSKAKWLKLFQDPIASLPSQTTLGELLDDLVKLHKLDSSQIPPMMETLRLKPDILLQKPHQASGGELQRFAILRTLLLKPVFLFADEPTTRLDPIVAKEVSTMLVTLAKQQGCGMLIVSHDPQLIKAVSDKVIQL from the coding sequence ATGACCGCATTTTTAGAGGTGAGAAACCTAACCATCAAACATGGTGAAATCACACTGCTGCATGATCTTTCCTTTGCATTAACCGGTAACGATCCACTTGTGGTATTAGGCCAAACTGGCTCAGGTAAAAGCTTATTACTCAAATTTATAATGGGGACATTAGAGTCAAATCTCGATGTCAGTGGTCAGTTGTTTATTCAAGGCAATCCAGTCACTTGGCAACAACGTCAGTCTTTATGGGGTAAAACTCTGGCTTTGCTACCTCAAGAGCCCTCACAAGCATTGAGCCCATTGATGAAAAGCCAGCAACAGATCAGTGAAGTCTTTCAATTTGTGCAAGGGCAACCCAAGCCACAAGCGCAGCAATCTTCACTGGATTCACTTAACCAATACGGGTTAGGTGCACACAGCCAAAAGCGCCCGTATGAATTATCTGGCGGGATGGCACAACGTCTTGCAATGAGTGTCGCAAGAGCCAATGACAGCGATATTTTCTTAGCCGATGAACCCACAAAAGGCTTAGACGTGAATCGTCGTGATGACATGATTAACCATCTCAAAACTCGTGCTTCTCAAGGTGGCTTGTTAGTAGTGACTCACGATATTGATGTCGCCAAAGGCTTAGCAGGAAGAATGCTGGTGATGAAAAATGGGCATGTAGTTGAACAAGGAGAGACGCTGTCCTTACTATCTAATGCCATACATCCATATACTCGAGATTTAATCGCCGCCGAGCCTGAAAAATGGCAAGCTTCATTTTCAAGTACCACGCCCTCTAACCCGATTTTAAAAGTCGAGAATGTCAGCCTGAAACGAGGTAAGCAGCGCCTATTTAAAGACCTAAGTTTTGAGTTACACGCTGGCGAAGTGATCGGTGTGGTCGGTGACAGCGGTTGTGGTAAAAGCAGCCTAGGTGACGCTATTTTAGGCCAAATAGACATTGAATCTGGCTCGATTGACTATATCGATACGCCAAGCACTAAAACCAAATCAAAAGCGGGATCAAAAGCAAAATGGTTAAAGCTCTTTCAAGATCCGATTGCTTCTTTGCCAAGCCAAACAACGCTCGGTGAATTACTGGATGATCTAGTGAAGTTGCACAAACTCGATAGCAGCCAGATACCACCGATGATGGAAACCCTGCGCTTAAAACCAGACATTTTGCTGCAAAAACCACATCAAGCTTCAGGCGGAGAATTGCAACGATTTGCCATACTCAGAACCTTGTTGCTCAAGCCTGTATTTTTATTTGCCGATGAGCCAACCACTCGTCTTGACCCTATCGTAGCGAAAGAAGTGTCGACGATGTTAGTCACCTTAGCCAAGCAACAAGGGTGTGGCATGTTAATCGTAAGCCATGATCCGCAATTGATTAAGGCGGTATCCGATAAAGTGATTCAGTTATAA
- a CDS encoding ABC transporter substrate-binding protein has product MFNFKLSALIACACLSSLPVAYAEPNRSNTLSIAGSLEFTNIDPSSNGYLFTRMQVTETLLGVSPQGELLPGLAKSYQISDDHKTWQFTLQPDVTFHDGKKMDAASVINSLTIALQKHGPLKNAPIENITALNENQIKIVLSQPYRPLGAVLAHYSAVILSPSSYDESGKLTQLYGTGPYTVFDLAPPHKLTVEKFAQYWNKPASIEYATYLTGHRAESRALQATSGQADIAFELSPTSVMRMKMQPQIKVHEYSVPRTLVLKLNAGDLLLKDIQARQALSLAINRQGIASGVLRTPGAEIDQLLPEAVSDWYLTQYSKPNYDQQKALQLLADLGWKKDQQGMLNRDGKPFELTLITYADRPELTNVATALQDQWRQIGVKLNINITNSSAIPAGHHDGSLQVALMARNYGVIADPLAVLSNDFAPQGGDWGAMNWSNTELSSLFNTLNLTNDQTQYHQLAQQAAQHIHQGYALVPIASYTQRIGVNTRIKGFSFDPYERDFKLNQMEFAQ; this is encoded by the coding sequence ATGTTTAACTTCAAATTATCGGCATTAATTGCTTGTGCATGTTTATCTTCGCTTCCTGTCGCCTACGCTGAACCCAATCGTTCCAACACACTTTCAATCGCAGGTAGCTTGGAGTTCACCAATATTGATCCTTCATCCAATGGTTACTTGTTTACTCGTATGCAAGTCACTGAAACCTTGTTAGGTGTGAGTCCACAAGGGGAATTATTACCGGGGTTAGCGAAAAGCTACCAAATCAGTGACGATCACAAAACATGGCAGTTTACTTTACAGCCTGATGTCACGTTTCATGACGGTAAGAAAATGGACGCCGCCTCGGTTATCAATAGCTTAACGATCGCACTGCAAAAACACGGCCCACTTAAAAATGCGCCCATCGAAAACATTACCGCGCTGAATGAAAATCAAATTAAGATTGTTTTGTCGCAACCTTACCGCCCATTAGGTGCAGTATTAGCGCATTACTCAGCGGTCATTCTCAGCCCTAGCTCTTATGATGAATCAGGAAAACTGACACAGTTGTACGGTACAGGCCCATACACCGTCTTTGATCTTGCACCTCCACACAAATTAACCGTCGAAAAATTTGCTCAATATTGGAATAAGCCAGCTTCGATCGAATATGCCACTTATCTAACCGGTCACCGTGCAGAAAGTCGCGCGCTACAAGCCACCAGCGGCCAAGCTGACATCGCATTCGAATTGTCTCCAACCAGTGTCATGCGTATGAAAATGCAGCCTCAAATTAAGGTACATGAATATTCAGTTCCGCGCACTTTGGTGCTGAAACTCAATGCCGGTGATCTTTTATTAAAAGATATACAAGCCCGTCAAGCGCTTAGCCTTGCGATCAATCGCCAAGGTATTGCCTCTGGTGTCTTACGTACTCCGGGCGCTGAGATCGACCAACTATTACCCGAGGCAGTCAGTGATTGGTATTTAACTCAATATTCAAAGCCTAATTATGACCAACAAAAAGCGCTGCAATTACTGGCGGATTTAGGTTGGAAAAAAGATCAACAAGGTATGTTAAACCGTGATGGTAAACCTTTTGAATTGACATTGATCACTTATGCCGACAGACCTGAACTCACCAATGTGGCGACAGCACTGCAAGATCAATGGCGTCAGATTGGGGTCAAACTCAATATCAATATTACCAATTCCAGCGCCATTCCAGCCGGCCACCACGATGGTTCACTACAAGTCGCGTTGATGGCTCGTAATTACGGGGTGATTGCCGATCCGCTGGCGGTATTAAGTAATGACTTTGCACCGCAAGGTGGCGATTGGGGAGCGATGAACTGGAGCAATACAGAATTATCATCACTGTTTAACACCCTCAACCTCACCAATGATCAAACTCAATACCACCAGTTAGCTCAACAAGCAGCGCAACACATTCACCAAGGTTACGCTCTAGTGCCGATTGCAAGTTATACCCAACGTATTGGGGTTAATACTCGAATTAAAGGATTCAGCTTCGACCCTTATGAGCGCGATTTTAAACTCAACCAAATGGAGTTTGCGCAATAA
- a CDS encoding ABC transporter permease — MISSSQKLALGLLSLLVMIAVFGPIIIPADPNQQSLMNILLPPSTEHWLGTDHYGRSMLSRLAHALRLSLAMAVICVVTSATLGCILGMIAGWKGGWIDRLLSMLVNILLALPALVIVLLLAAMMPGSFAALYLAISLVQWVEYFQLSRTTTRKVMASEAVQNSRLLGFNHWYIIRRHLWPELAAPVATIASFGAANAILYMASLGFIYVGIQPPTSELGLMIVELFPYYSEAPWLLIQPILLIALLIMSFHLLTFSPTNRK; from the coding sequence ATGATTTCCTCCTCACAAAAGTTAGCACTCGGCCTGCTATCCCTGTTGGTTATGATTGCGGTATTTGGACCTATAATCATTCCCGCCGACCCTAATCAACAAAGCTTGATGAATATTTTATTGCCACCAAGCACGGAACATTGGTTAGGCACCGATCACTATGGCCGCAGTATGTTGAGCCGTTTAGCTCATGCTCTGCGCTTATCTCTTGCCATGGCTGTGATCTGTGTCGTCACATCGGCCACTCTCGGCTGTATTCTGGGTATGATTGCAGGATGGAAAGGTGGCTGGATTGATCGCTTACTTTCTATGCTCGTGAATATTTTATTAGCGCTACCGGCACTCGTCATTGTGCTACTACTCGCCGCCATGATGCCAGGCTCTTTTGCCGCGTTGTATCTTGCCATTTCATTGGTGCAATGGGTGGAATACTTCCAACTGTCTCGCACAACCACACGTAAAGTCATGGCCAGTGAAGCAGTACAAAATTCACGCCTACTTGGCTTTAATCATTGGTACATCATTCGTCGTCATTTATGGCCTGAACTTGCTGCTCCAGTGGCCACCATCGCCTCTTTTGGTGCAGCCAATGCCATTTTATATATGGCTTCTCTAGGGTTTATTTATGTCGGTATTCAACCGCCAACCAGCGAACTTGGCTTAATGATCGTAGAACTATTCCCTTACTACAGCGAAGCACCTTGGTTATTGATTCAACCCATTCTATTGATCGCATTATTAATCATGAGTTTTCACCTACTCACATTTTCACCGACGAACAGGAAGTAA
- a CDS encoding ABC transporter permease, with translation MLAIFYQRFLQLIAVIFSVGGLTYLLMRSLPGDMAYRLAASRYGQDNVNAEAAEFIRQELNLDQGGWQSFFNWLIDLAQFNFGNSLVSGEPVLAVVEHQLYHSMLLAGTGMLLSILFAIPLGLLSARFPRVANPIILGFSTLFRSLPVFVIGLGLITLFAIHWAWFPVAGFGSTAHLVLPALTLAISLAATSNRIVYHSAERVFESPFYRYAKTKGLTANTTFRRHGIINIALPVVAYWGVQLVMVLEGVVMIESLFSWPGVGHGLAHAIFARDIPVIQGTAICLGVLFVILNTLNDLLCRALDPRSTQAEETKQGAFAS, from the coding sequence ATGTTGGCTATTTTTTATCAACGATTTCTGCAATTGATTGCGGTGATTTTCTCCGTTGGAGGATTAACGTATTTACTGATGCGCTCTCTGCCTGGTGATATGGCTTATCGCTTAGCGGCGAGCCGTTACGGACAAGATAACGTCAATGCAGAAGCCGCCGAGTTTATTCGTCAGGAACTCAATCTAGACCAAGGCGGTTGGCAGAGTTTCTTCAATTGGCTCATTGACTTAGCACAATTCAATTTTGGCAATTCGTTAGTCAGTGGCGAGCCAGTATTAGCCGTGGTTGAGCATCAGCTCTATCATTCTATGCTGCTCGCTGGGACTGGAATGTTACTTTCAATCTTATTTGCCATTCCACTCGGTCTGCTCAGTGCTCGCTTTCCTCGTGTAGCCAACCCTATTATTTTAGGATTTTCTACCCTATTCCGTTCACTGCCTGTCTTTGTGATCGGACTTGGCTTAATCACACTCTTCGCCATTCATTGGGCTTGGTTTCCGGTGGCAGGTTTTGGCTCAACCGCGCACCTAGTATTGCCAGCACTGACACTGGCGATCAGCTTAGCCGCCACATCAAACCGAATTGTTTACCATTCTGCTGAACGTGTATTTGAATCGCCATTTTATCGCTATGCCAAAACCAAAGGCTTAACGGCGAATACCACTTTTCGACGCCACGGTATCATCAATATCGCGCTTCCGGTTGTGGCTTACTGGGGCGTACAACTAGTGATGGTGTTAGAAGGGGTCGTGATGATTGAATCTCTATTCTCTTGGCCGGGAGTGGGTCATGGTTTAGCTCATGCGATTTTTGCGCGCGATATTCCAGTGATCCAAGGAACCGCCATTTGTCTTGGCGTCTTATTTGTCATCCTCAATACACTCAATGATTTACTCTGCCGTGCGCTCGATCCACGCTCAACCCAAGCAGAAGAGACCAAGCAAGGAGCGTTTGCATCATGA
- a CDS encoding type II toxin-antitoxin system RelE/ParE family toxin: MRPFQLTNKAKSDLRNIALFTSRRWGREQRNIYLKQFDDSFWQLAENPDIGKACDEVRDGYRKFPQGSHLIFYRQIGSQNIEIIRILHKSMDVNPIFGG, translated from the coding sequence ATGAGGCCATTTCAGTTAACAAACAAGGCGAAATCTGATTTAAGAAATATAGCCTTGTTTACCTCTCGACGCTGGGGTCGTGAACAGCGAAATATTTATCTAAAACAGTTTGATGACTCATTTTGGCAGTTAGCCGAAAACCCTGACATTGGTAAAGCCTGTGATGAAGTTCGCGATGGATACAGAAAATTCCCCCAAGGCAGCCACCTAATATTTTATCGTCAGATCGGCAGTCAAAATATTGAGATTATCCGTATTCTCCACAAAAGTATGGATGTAAATCCAATTTTTGGCGGATAA